In one Canis lupus dingo isolate Sandy chromosome 16, ASM325472v2, whole genome shotgun sequence genomic region, the following are encoded:
- the LOC112675163 gene encoding ral guanine nucleotide dissociation stimulator-like produces the protein MFSCCRPTSGGSGSQEPQGCRLFQCCRLWLQHKNQRLRAFIRRRRQGARASAGKAPPICPTKPSRTELLEQEFQQLLPALLRRDVISVFIFLDNCHGFATTDEVLDLLFTKYGCIAAACGGDDAVLQRWKLAICCILEIWMDYYQEDFCRLPQSASLKKILEFIRQRMPGTDVELRARRYLQQLRRLHAAEPEAGATASARAKDPEALPEPAPAPTVGPAASDGPEVLEAALAAGAEGLAPAEVPAGEAKPLQIVVTALDHGCALDEPRAPAATPEEEQALAPAIGVPRVPEPPMASGTTGFNLCAAP, from the exons ATGTTCTCCTGCTGCCGGCCCACCTCTGggggctctggctcccaggaaccccaggggtGCCGCTTGTTCCAATGCTGTAGGCTTTGGCTCCAGCATAAAAACCAACGCCTCAGGGCGTTTATCAGGAGGCGCCGTCAG GGTGCAAGGGCCTCGGCCGGGAAGGCGCCTCCCATCTGCCCGACGAAGCCCAGCCGGACGGAGCTGCTGGAGCAGGAATTCCAACAACTGCTGCCCGCCTTGCTGCGCAGGGATGTCATCTCCGTTTTCATCTTTTTAGACAACTGTCATGGATTTGCCACCACCGACGAGGTGCTGGATCTGCTGTTTACGAA ATATGGGTGCATCGCAGCTGCGTGTGGTGGCGACGACGCGGTCCTGCAGCGCTGGAAACT ggccatctGCTGCATCCTGGAGATATGGATGGACTATTATCAGGAGGACTTTTGTCGGCTCCCCCAATCTGCCTCCCTGAAGAAGATTCTGGAATTCATAAGGCAGCGCATGCCAGGCACAGACGTGGAGCTCCGTGCCCGGCGTTACCTGCAACAACTCAGACGCCTCCATGCAGcggagccagaggctgggg CTACAGCTTCGGCCCGAGCAAAAGACCCTGAAGCACTTCCGGAGCCCGCCCCAGCCCCAACTGTGGGGCCTGCTGCCTCGGATGGGCCTGAAGTGCTCGAGGCCGCCCTGGCTGCTGGGGCTGAGGGCTTGGCCCCAGCTGAGGTGCCAGCTGGGGAGGCGAAGCCCCTGCAGATAGTGGTCACTGCTCTAGATCACGGCTGCGCCCTGGACGAGCCACGTGCACCTGCGGCCACCCCGGAGGAGGAGCAGGCCCTGGCACCTGCAATCGGGGTCCCCAGAGTGCCAGAGCCGCCAATGGCCTCCGGGACAACTGGCTTCAACCTCTGCGCAGCCCCCTGA